A window from Montipora capricornis isolate CH-2021 chromosome 7, ASM3666992v2, whole genome shotgun sequence encodes these proteins:
- the LOC138056853 gene encoding QRFP-like peptide receptor has translation MAPSNSTDPEVQCEYHNDTRTEQVFKLTAYFIILFGSLIGNVLVILVVVLNRQMRTVTNYLFVNMAVADLLVTAFNMPLVIKLIATRSIDWSAPLCKMFPFVQSLSLAGSVLTLTAISIDRFLAIMFPLKRYVTFSIARIMIAVVWIVGIAVNSPILYAMKMVFYEQAQENYCLEVWTPVFTENAARDFTIVLFLAFYVFPLLTMSVLYSFVIHNLWVRKVPGVQTQSNQLRADRSKKKVLKMLLAVVVVFALCWLPLYIVQFITFFGQETFPCGAPATFGFVGYFLGHANSAINPAMYAAFNSRFRKAFRDVLLCRCRRNKVQHRS, from the coding sequence ATGGCACCAAGCAATAGCACTGACCCCGAAGTACAATGTGAATATCACAACGATACGCGCACAGAACAAGTTTTCAAGTTAACTGCCTACTTCATCATCCTGTTTGGCTCTCTAATAGGCAATGTGCTGGTCATACTTGTTGTTGTCTTGAACAGACAAATGCGAACTGTCACAAACTATCTGTTCGTGAACATGGCCGTTGCCGACCTTTTGGTGACAGCTTTTAACATGCCACTCGTAATCAAACTAATAGCGACTCGCAGCATCGACTGGTCTGCCCCTTTGTGCAAGATGTTCCCTTTCGTACAATCACTGTCTTTAGCAGGCTCAGTTTTGACCTTGACAGCTATCTCTATTGACCGTTTCCTAGCTATCATGTTCCCTCTCAAGCGGTACGTAACATTTTCCATAGCACGTATCATGATTGCAGTGGTGTGGATAGTTGGAATCGCCGTCAACTCTCCAATCCTTTACGCCATGAAAATGGTTTTCTACGAACAAGCCCAAGAAAATTACTGCTTGGAGGTATGGACTCCGGTCTTCACAGAAAACGCGGCCAGGGACTTCACAATCGTTCTTTTCCTAGCTTTTTATGTTTTTCCCCTTTTAACTATGTCCGTTTTGTACAGTTTCGTTATTCACAATCTTTGGGTCAGAAAAGTTCCTGGAGTTCAAACGCAATCAAATCAACTTCGCGCTGACAGGTCCAAGAAGAAGGTTCTGAAGATGCTACTCGCAGTTGTGGTGGTTTTTGCACTGTGCTGGCTGCCACTTTACATCGTGCAGTTTATCACATTCTTTGGCCAAGAAACGTTTCCATGTGGTGCCCCGGCCACTTTCGGTTTTGTGGGCTACTTTCTTGGCCATGCAAATAGCGCCATTAATCCGGCCATGTATGCTGCATTTAACAGTCGCTTTCGCAAAGCCTTCAGAGACGTGTTGCTTTGTCGTTGTCGTCGGAACAAAGTACAACACCGCTCTTAG